Proteins encoded within one genomic window of Festucalex cinctus isolate MCC-2025b chromosome 18, RoL_Fcin_1.0, whole genome shotgun sequence:
- the puraa gene encoding purine-rich element binding protein Aa, which produces MADRDSGSEQGGAATGPGFGSMHSAAGGAGSASGLQHETQELASKRVDIQNKRFYLDVKQNAKGRFLKIAEVGAGGNKSRLTLSMSVAVEFRDYLGEFIEHYAQLGPSNPGMVQDEPRRALKSEYLVRENRKYYMDLKENQRGRFLRVRQTVNRGPGLGSTQGQIIALPAQGLIEFRDALAKLIDDYGVEEEPAELPEGSSLTVDNKRFFFDVGSNKYGVFMRVSEVKPTYRNSITVPYKVWSKFGNTFCKYADEMKKIQEKQREKRACELEEEEEEEEEEEVQADDGDED; this is translated from the coding sequence ATGGCGGACAGAGACAGTGGAAGTGAGCAGGGAGGAGCAGCAACGGGCCCAGGCTTCGGTTCCATGCACTCGGCGGCGGGAGGGGCGGGCTCGGCTTCCGGCCTCCAGCACGAGACTCAGGAGCTGGCGTCCAAGCGGGTTGACATCCAAAACAAACGCTTCTATTTGGACGTAAAGCAGAACGCCAAAGGCCGCTTCTTGAAGATCGCCGAAGTCGGGGCCGGTGGCAACAAGAGCCGCCTCACTCTTTCCATGTCCGTGGCAGTCGAGTTCCGCGACTACTTGGGGGAATTCATCGAGCACTACGCCCAGCTGGGTCCCAGCAACCCGGGCATGGTGCAGGACGAGCCGCGGCGAGCGCTCAAGAGCGAGTACTTGGTGCGGGAGAATCGGAAGTACTACATGGATCTAAAGGAGAACCAGAGGGGACGGTTCCTGAGGGTCCGGCAGACCGTCAACCGGGGGCCCGGCTTGGGCTCCACGCAGGGCCAGATCATCGCGCTCCCGGCCCAAGGACTTATCGAGTTTCGCGACGCTTTGGCCAAACTTATTGACGATTACGGCGTGGAGGAGGAGCCCGCCGAGCTGCCCGAAGGCTCGTCATTGACTGTGGACAACAAGCGCTTCTTCTTCGACGTGGGCTCCAACAAGTACGGCGTGTTCATGCGGGTAAGCGAGGTGAAGCCGACGTACCGCAACTCGATCACGGTGCCCTACAAAGTGTGGTCCAAGTTCGGGAATACCTTCTGTAAATACGCCGACGAGATGAAGAAGATCCAGGAGAAGCAGCGGGAGAAGCGAGCGTGCGagctggaggaagaggaggaggaggaggaagaggaggaggtgcaGGCGGACGATGGAGACGAGGATTGA